A genomic window from Ignavibacteria bacterium includes:
- a CDS encoding HAMP domain-containing histidine kinase — MKSYGSANIKIALLVTGVVIIIATLIYTQVLVSDILEREREIANLYAKAIEYIATDESQSGEYNFVLSNVVSSNTINFPIIVTDAKSMEPTFTKNLEIDSTLPRQKQVEIIKGMIEKMDEINPPIKVTFQDSVVLSYVHYGQSKIVDRLKQLPIIQFIVAGIFIFLGYFGFNYIKRTEQSNIWVGLSKETAHQLGTPLSSLMGWNELIKAAATDPLKVTQLSEEMSNDIDRLSKIATRFSKIGSKPDLKPENIHEIIKKVVKYFEIRIPSISKGTFEGNTKKKIDLEIKGLTTSTALVNRELFEWVIENLTKNALDAIENSAGSITFDIEEKGSHIFIDVTDTGKGIDLRFKKDIFRPGYSTKQRGWGLGLSLSKRIIETYHKGKLFVKESEPGKGTTFRIRLDKAA, encoded by the coding sequence ATGAAAAGCTACGGCTCAGCAAATATAAAGATCGCGCTTTTGGTAACCGGTGTTGTAATTATCATTGCAACACTTATTTACACACAGGTACTTGTCTCCGATATCCTTGAGCGTGAGCGCGAAATTGCAAATCTTTATGCCAAGGCTATTGAATATATCGCAACTGATGAATCACAATCAGGTGAATATAACTTTGTTCTCAGCAATGTTGTAAGCTCTAACACAATTAACTTTCCTATTATTGTTACCGATGCTAAATCAATGGAGCCGACTTTTACAAAGAACCTTGAAATAGATTCTACCCTGCCCCGCCAGAAACAGGTCGAGATCATTAAAGGCATGATAGAAAAAATGGATGAAATAAATCCGCCTATCAAGGTTACTTTTCAGGATTCCGTGGTTTTAAGTTATGTACATTACGGCCAGTCAAAAATAGTTGACAGGCTTAAACAGCTTCCTATTATACAGTTCATAGTTGCGGGAATATTTATATTCCTGGGTTACTTTGGCTTTAATTATATCAAACGCACAGAGCAAAGCAATATATGGGTAGGCTTATCAAAAGAAACAGCTCACCAGCTTGGCACGCCGCTTTCATCGCTTATGGGATGGAATGAGCTTATTAAAGCCGCAGCAACAGACCCGCTGAAAGTCACCCAGCTTTCAGAGGAAATGTCAAATGATATTGACCGCTTAAGCAAGATCGCAACCCGTTTCAGCAAAATTGGATCCAAGCCTGATCTTAAGCCGGAAAATATCCATGAAATTATAAAAAAGGTTGTTAAATATTTCGAGATAAGGATACCAAGTATTAGCAAAGGTACCTTTGAAGGCAATACTAAAAAGAAAATTGATCTTGAAATTAAAGGGCTCACCACTTCAACAGCGCTTGTTAACCGCGAATTGTTCGAATGGGTAATTGAAAACCTCACCAAAAACGCTCTGGACGCAATAGAAAATTCAGCGGGCAGCATTACATTTGATATTGAAGAAAAAGGGAGCCATATTTTTATTGATGTAACCGATACAGGTAAAGGTATAGACCTGCGTTTTAAGAAAGATATTTTTCGCCCCGGTTACAGCACAAAGCAGCGGGGCTGGGGGCTTGGCTTAAGCCTTTCCAAACGAATTATAGAAACTTACCATAAAGGCAAGCTGTTTGTAAAAGAATCCGAGCCCGGAAAAGGTACTACGTTCCGCATCAGGCTGGATAAAGCAGCTTAA
- a CDS encoding cyclic nucleotide-binding domain-containing protein, with translation MFGKNNSDRDLLKTRLKECPLFSSFSGREISSLLEISHIRDYSEGEKIFTRGTIGLCFYIIVKGSVNIIAESGDKVHVLKQLSEGDYFSEVHLFSETTHSVSAAAAEITRLIVFAKPDFEDLIKKDPKAGNKALLKFLEYFGEKLDELYSENKDLKQKLSGLLSQI, from the coding sequence ATGTTTGGTAAAAATAATTCAGACCGGGATCTTTTAAAAACCAGGCTGAAAGAATGTCCGTTATTCAGCAGTTTTTCGGGCAGGGAAATAAGCTCACTGCTGGAAATTTCGCATATTCGCGACTATTCTGAAGGCGAAAAAATTTTCACCCGCGGAACTATAGGGCTTTGCTTCTATATAATAGTTAAGGGTTCAGTTAATATTATTGCTGAATCCGGCGATAAAGTCCATGTTTTAAAGCAGCTTTCAGAAGGAGATTATTTTTCTGAAGTACACCTGTTCAGCGAAACTACCCATTCAGTCAGTGCCGCTGCTGCAGAGATCACGCGGCTGATAGTTTTCGCGAAACCGGATTTTGAAGACTTAATAAAAAAAGATCCCAAAGCAGGCAACAAGGCTCTGCTTAAGTTCCTTGAATACTTCGGTGAAAAACTGGATGAATTATACAGTGAAAATAAAGATCTAAAACAAAAACTATCAGGGCTTTTAAGTCAAATTTAA
- a CDS encoding methyltransferase domain-containing protein translates to MADNIREKAIHTENKLKAKLYSKMPDYIFSNDLYENWIKNNLNFQSVWIDAGCGNNSLVKEFEEIAPNGTGIDEVIHPELVTSSDRFINTTLENIPFRDSSVDLITANMVVEHIVNIKLVLKEFHRVLKPGGRFIFRTTNRFYPSLFIGNLLPKKVKDLIIYKIFGVRSHDIFVTTYPANTLSDIERLFNRSGFEIEELTAVEDIHMFNPFVFNVSYMLYKVQRLNSFKWLRNCIVCSVVKK, encoded by the coding sequence ATGGCAGATAATATCCGCGAAAAAGCTATACATACAGAAAACAAGCTGAAGGCAAAATTATATTCAAAAATGCCGGATTATATATTCAGCAACGATCTGTACGAAAACTGGATAAAAAATAATTTGAATTTTCAATCTGTTTGGATAGATGCCGGATGCGGAAACAACAGCCTGGTAAAGGAGTTTGAAGAGATCGCCCCAAACGGAACGGGAATAGATGAAGTTATTCACCCGGAATTGGTGACATCAAGTGATCGTTTCATAAACACAACTCTGGAGAATATACCATTTAGAGATAGTTCCGTTGATCTTATTACAGCCAATATGGTAGTAGAGCATATTGTAAATATCAAGCTTGTACTAAAAGAATTCCACAGGGTATTGAAGCCCGGCGGACGATTTATATTTAGAACAACGAACAGATTCTACCCCTCGCTTTTTATTGGTAACCTGCTGCCAAAAAAAGTGAAAGATCTTATTATATACAAAATCTTCGGTGTAAGATCACATGATATATTTGTAACCACATATCCCGCAAATACATTAAGTGATATTGAGAGGTTATTTAACAGAAGCGGTTTTGAGATCGAAGAGCTGACTGCAGTCGAAGATATCCACATGTTTAATCCATTTGTTTTTAATGTTTCATATATGTTATACAAAGTTCAGAGATTAAATTCATTTAAATGGCTGAGAAACTGCATAGTCTGCTCAGTGGTTAAGAAGTAA